Proteins co-encoded in one Leucobacter exalbidus genomic window:
- the ybeY gene encoding rRNA maturation RNase YbeY: MTVEINNESDIEIEEVRIQRLAAFVLESMHVHPSTELGVMLVNEDAIAQLHVQWMDLPGPTDVLSFPMDELRPGRADAQTPAGLLGDIVICPQIAQAQGEAAGHDLAQEVSVLLTHGMLHLLGYDHAAPDEEAEMFGLQRDLLLSFAMHERSR; this comes from the coding sequence ATGACCGTCGAGATCAACAACGAGTCGGACATCGAAATTGAAGAGGTGCGCATTCAGCGCCTCGCAGCCTTCGTGCTCGAATCCATGCATGTGCACCCGTCGACCGAGCTCGGTGTGATGCTGGTGAACGAAGATGCGATCGCGCAACTGCACGTGCAGTGGATGGATCTGCCCGGGCCCACCGACGTACTCAGCTTCCCGATGGATGAATTGCGCCCCGGCCGTGCCGACGCGCAGACCCCCGCAGGCCTGCTGGGCGACATCGTGATCTGCCCGCAGATCGCCCAGGCACAGGGTGAGGCCGCAGGCCACGACCTGGCACAGGAAGTATCGGTGCTGCTGACTCACGGCATGCTGCACCTGCTCGGCTACGATCACGCCGCGCCCGATGAGGAGGCAGAAATGTTTGGATTGCAGCGCGATTTGCTGCTCTCCTTCGCCATGCACGAGCGTTCACGTTGA
- the dnaJ gene encoding molecular chaperone DnaJ, whose protein sequence is MADHYETLGVSREATPEEIKKAYRKLARQLHPDVNPSEEASERFKGVTHAYDVLSDAEQRQNYDMGGQGGQGGAGGFGDIFETFFGSGGFGGGGQRGPRPRAERGEDAMIRVDVSLQDVMFGVQRDVTVNTAVLCDVCQGSSCQPGTHPVTCDVCNGHGQVQRQVRSLFGNVVTMHPCGSCQGYGTVIENPCVECGGKGRVRERRTIPIDIPSGIDTGTRLQLRGGGEVGPGGGPNGDLFIEFRVVHHDVFSRDNNDLLCTMQVSMTDAILGVEAKLDGIDGLLEADVPAGTQSGDIITVRGRGIQGLRSTTRGDVKIAVQVTTPAKLSGREKDLVRQLAALRGEEKPYLGEFQQGLFGKLRDRFFKGN, encoded by the coding sequence GTGGCCGATCACTACGAAACCCTCGGAGTCTCGCGCGAAGCGACCCCAGAAGAGATCAAGAAGGCATACCGCAAGCTGGCACGTCAGCTGCACCCCGATGTAAACCCCAGCGAGGAAGCCTCAGAGCGATTCAAGGGTGTCACGCACGCCTATGACGTCTTGAGCGATGCCGAGCAGCGTCAGAACTATGACATGGGTGGCCAGGGCGGTCAGGGTGGCGCTGGCGGCTTCGGTGACATCTTCGAAACCTTCTTCGGCAGTGGCGGCTTCGGTGGCGGTGGCCAGCGCGGCCCGCGCCCGCGCGCCGAGCGGGGCGAAGACGCGATGATTCGTGTCGACGTCAGCCTGCAAGACGTAATGTTTGGCGTGCAGCGCGACGTCACCGTCAACACGGCCGTCTTGTGTGATGTGTGCCAAGGAAGCAGCTGCCAGCCCGGCACTCACCCCGTAACCTGTGACGTGTGCAACGGTCACGGCCAGGTGCAGCGCCAGGTGCGCTCGCTGTTTGGCAACGTGGTCACCATGCACCCTTGTGGCAGCTGCCAGGGCTATGGCACGGTCATCGAGAACCCCTGCGTCGAGTGTGGCGGCAAGGGTCGCGTGCGCGAGCGCCGCACCATCCCCATTGATATTCCCTCTGGCATCGACACCGGCACGCGGTTGCAGCTGCGCGGCGGCGGCGAGGTGGGCCCCGGTGGTGGGCCCAACGGCGACCTGTTCATCGAGTTCCGCGTCGTGCACCACGATGTATTCAGCCGAGATAACAACGACCTGCTGTGCACCATGCAGGTATCGATGACCGACGCGATCTTGGGCGTCGAGGCCAAACTTGACGGCATTGACGGGCTGCTCGAGGCCGACGTGCCCGCGGGCACCCAATCGGGCGACATCATCACGGTGCGCGGCCGCGGTATTCAGGGGCTGCGCTCCACCACCCGCGGCGATGTCAAAATTGCCGTGCAGGTCACTACCCCCGCAAAACTTTCGGGCCGCGAAAAGGACCTCGTGCGGCAGCTCGCTGCCTTGCGCGGCGAAGAGAAGCCGTACCTGGGCGAGTTCCAGCAGGGGCTCTTCGGCAAGCTGCGCGACCGATTCTTCAAGGGCAACTAG
- a CDS encoding PhoH family protein — protein MQAPHSDAPQLQRTVLLEGVDLGSLLGHRDRLVGDLERHHPGVNFHVRDQVLTMRGPVAKVRAAELAVGEIVKLARGSGAVSANDVSEITRMVREGNGPTAAQALSTPIVTVRGHSVRPQTRGQRAYADAIDEHTIVFGVGPAGTGKTYLAMAKAVQALQRREVAKIILTRPAVEAGERLGYLPGSLEDKIDPYLRPLFDAIGSLMDIDVVPKLLASGTIEVAPLAYMRGRTLNEAFIVLDEAQNTTPEQMKMFLTRLGYGSKMVVTGDLTQVDLPIASSGLRIVSQILDGVDDVHFAYLDSDDIVRHSLVGRIVDAYSAYDERRTAQQQQDPRRQPAQNHPSQPLRGNQGPENAQGGSR, from the coding sequence ATGCAGGCTCCGCACTCAGACGCGCCGCAACTGCAGCGCACGGTACTTCTCGAGGGCGTTGACCTGGGCTCATTGCTCGGGCACCGCGACCGACTCGTCGGTGACCTCGAACGCCACCACCCCGGGGTGAACTTTCACGTGCGCGATCAGGTGCTCACGATGCGCGGCCCCGTGGCGAAGGTGCGCGCCGCTGAGCTGGCCGTCGGTGAGATCGTGAAGCTCGCGCGGGGCAGCGGTGCCGTGTCAGCGAACGACGTGAGCGAAATCACCCGCATGGTGCGCGAGGGCAACGGCCCAACCGCCGCCCAAGCGCTCAGCACCCCCATTGTCACCGTGCGCGGCCACTCGGTTCGCCCGCAGACGCGTGGTCAACGTGCCTATGCCGACGCCATTGACGAACACACGATCGTGTTTGGGGTGGGCCCCGCGGGCACCGGTAAAACCTACCTCGCCATGGCCAAAGCGGTGCAGGCACTGCAGCGGCGTGAAGTTGCAAAGATTATTTTGACCCGCCCTGCCGTCGAGGCGGGAGAGCGGCTGGGCTATCTCCCTGGTTCACTCGAAGATAAAATTGACCCGTACTTGCGGCCGCTGTTTGATGCGATCGGCTCGCTGATGGACATCGATGTGGTGCCGAAGCTGCTGGCCAGCGGCACCATCGAGGTGGCCCCGCTCGCATATATGCGCGGACGTACCCTGAACGAAGCCTTCATTGTGCTCGACGAGGCACAGAACACCACACCCGAGCAGATGAAAATGTTTCTGACCAGGCTCGGGTACGGTTCGAAAATGGTTGTCACGGGCGACCTCACCCAGGTGGATCTGCCGATCGCCTCGAGTGGGTTGCGCATCGTGAGCCAGATTCTTGACGGCGTCGATGACGTGCACTTCGCATACCTCGACTCCGACGACATCGTGCGCCACAGTCTCGTGGGCCGCATCGTTGATGCGTACAGCGCCTATGACGAACGGCGCACGGCGCAGCAGCAACAGGACCCGCGCCGACAGCCGGCTCAGAACCACCCATCACAACCATTACGGGGCAACCAAGGCCCCGAAAACGCCCAGGGAGGGTCACGATGA
- the lepA gene encoding translation elongation factor 4 has product MSPRSVNPPEPASTDPAKIRNFCIIAHIDHGKSTLADRMLQVTGTVPEREMRAQYLDRMDIERERGITIKSQAVRMHWDVGSDSYALNMIDTPGHVDFSYEVSRSLAACEGAILLVDAAQGIEAQTLANLYLAMENDLEIIPVLNKIDLPAADPERVAREITDLIGGNPDDILKVSGKTGAGVEELLDYVVKRIPAPVGDANAPARAMIFDSVYDAYRGVVTYVRVIDGKLSPREKVMMMSTLSDHEALEIGVSSPGPTPTKGLGVGEVGYLITGVKDVRQSKVGDTVTAKLKPAAEALPGYTDPKPMVFSGLYPLDGSDFTVLREALDKLKLEDAALQYEPETSVALGFGFRCGFLGLLHLEIISERLRREFDLDLIATAPSVVYEVTAEDGSQITVTNPSEYPDGKIASVSEPVVRVAILTPKDYTGTIMELCQSRRGTLMGMEYLGERVELRYSMPMGEIVFDFFDHLKSRTQGYASLDYEPMGEQTADLVKVDILLQGEQVDAFSAIVHRDNAYAYGTLMTDRLRKLIPRQQFEVPIQAAIGSRIIARENIRAIRKDVLAKCYGGDISRKRKLLEKQKEGKKRMKMVGRVEVPQEAFIAALSGDVDGKESGKK; this is encoded by the coding sequence ATGTCTCCTCGCAGTGTGAACCCCCCAGAGCCGGCGTCGACCGATCCCGCGAAGATCCGCAACTTCTGCATCATCGCGCACATCGACCACGGTAAGTCCACGCTCGCCGATCGCATGCTGCAGGTCACCGGTACGGTGCCCGAGCGCGAGATGCGTGCCCAATACCTCGACCGCATGGATATTGAACGTGAGCGCGGTATCACGATCAAGTCTCAGGCCGTTCGCATGCACTGGGATGTAGGGAGTGATTCCTACGCCCTGAACATGATCGATACCCCCGGTCACGTTGACTTCAGCTACGAGGTCTCTCGCTCGCTCGCCGCGTGTGAGGGAGCCATCTTGCTGGTCGACGCAGCTCAGGGGATCGAAGCCCAGACGCTCGCGAACCTCTACTTGGCCATGGAGAACGATCTTGAGATCATTCCCGTGCTCAACAAGATTGATCTGCCCGCCGCAGACCCCGAGCGGGTCGCGCGCGAGATCACCGACCTGATCGGCGGCAACCCCGACGATATTTTGAAGGTCTCGGGCAAAACCGGCGCCGGTGTTGAGGAACTCCTCGACTACGTCGTCAAGCGCATCCCCGCACCCGTGGGCGACGCGAACGCGCCTGCCCGCGCAATGATTTTTGACTCGGTCTACGACGCGTACCGCGGCGTGGTCACCTACGTTCGCGTGATCGACGGCAAGTTGTCGCCGCGCGAAAAGGTGATGATGATGTCAACGCTCTCAGATCACGAAGCGCTCGAGATCGGCGTATCTTCACCCGGTCCGACTCCCACCAAGGGGCTCGGCGTGGGCGAGGTCGGCTACCTCATCACCGGCGTGAAGGATGTGCGCCAGTCGAAGGTTGGCGACACCGTCACCGCAAAGCTGAAGCCCGCCGCCGAAGCGCTGCCTGGTTACACCGATCCCAAGCCGATGGTGTTCTCGGGCCTGTACCCGCTCGATGGCAGTGACTTCACCGTGCTGCGCGAGGCGCTCGACAAGCTGAAGCTTGAAGACGCTGCGCTGCAGTACGAGCCCGAGACGTCAGTCGCGCTCGGCTTCGGCTTCCGCTGCGGCTTCCTCGGTCTGTTGCACCTTGAGATCATCTCAGAGCGCCTGCGCCGTGAGTTTGACCTCGACCTGATCGCCACCGCGCCCAGCGTGGTGTACGAGGTCACCGCTGAAGACGGTAGCCAGATCACGGTCACGAACCCCTCTGAGTACCCCGACGGCAAGATTGCCAGCGTGAGCGAGCCTGTCGTGCGCGTCGCCATTCTCACGCCGAAGGATTACACCGGCACCATCATGGAGCTGTGCCAGTCGCGCCGCGGCACCCTGATGGGTATGGAGTACCTCGGCGAACGCGTGGAGCTGCGCTACAGCATGCCCATGGGTGAGATCGTGTTCGACTTCTTCGACCACCTGAAGAGCCGCACCCAGGGTTACGCCAGCCTCGACTATGAGCCCATGGGTGAGCAGACCGCTGACCTCGTGAAGGTCGACATTCTGCTGCAGGGCGAGCAGGTTGACGCGTTCAGCGCGATTGTGCACCGCGACAACGCCTACGCCTACGGCACGCTCATGACGGATCGCCTGCGCAAGCTGATTCCGCGCCAGCAGTTTGAGGTGCCGATTCAGGCAGCTATTGGATCGCGCATTATTGCCCGCGAAAACATTCGCGCCATTCGCAAGGATGTCCTTGCCAAGTGCTACGGTGGCGACATTAGCCGTAAGCGCAAGCTGCTTGAAAAGCAGAAGGAAGGCAAGAAGCGCATGAAGATGGTTGGTCGTGTCGAGGTGCCGCAGGAGGCCTTCATCGCTGCGCTTTCGGGCGACGTCGATGGCAAGGAAAGCGGCAAGAAGTGA
- a CDS encoding DUF1990 family protein, with product MNAVTPPRRGSHVEMPVAYAAVGASKLPDITRFPPAGATPYEESVRLGSGQPRFLTASSHLMTWGAQRGAGVTVEELGGADSDTYTGPEFGVDGTPEAPVEREEHFAPDGTPFIAAGARARITRPGATPRDVLVIYTINEPRRAGFAWGTSDAEGAIGEQLFLVEHREDDSVWAVGRGFLAPAKVGLFGRKGRSDLQVAIDTVTSQLEALLPGAAPEAS from the coding sequence GTGAACGCCGTAACGCCTCCCCGTCGCGGCAGCCATGTCGAGATGCCGGTCGCGTACGCCGCGGTGGGCGCCTCGAAGCTGCCCGACATCACTCGCTTTCCGCCCGCGGGCGCCACTCCGTATGAAGAGAGTGTGCGCCTCGGCAGCGGTCAGCCGCGCTTCCTCACGGCTTCGAGCCACCTGATGACCTGGGGCGCCCAGCGCGGCGCCGGGGTCACCGTGGAAGAGCTCGGCGGCGCCGACTCCGACACCTACACCGGCCCCGAGTTTGGTGTTGACGGTACACCCGAGGCCCCCGTCGAGCGCGAAGAGCACTTCGCGCCCGACGGCACCCCCTTCATCGCAGCGGGCGCCCGCGCCCGCATCACCCGCCCCGGGGCCACCCCCCGCGACGTACTCGTGATCTACACGATCAACGAGCCGCGTCGCGCCGGGTTTGCCTGGGGCACGAGTGACGCTGAAGGTGCCATTGGCGAGCAGTTGTTTCTCGTAGAGCACCGTGAAGACGACTCCGTGTGGGCCGTCGGCCGGGGCTTTTTGGCGCCGGCGAAGGTCGGGCTGTTTGGCCGTAAGGGCCGCAGTGACCTGCAGGTCGCGATCGATACGGTGACGAGCCAGCTCGAAGCGCTGCTGCCCGGCGCCGCACCCGAGGCCAGTTAA
- the hrcA gene encoding heat-inducible transcriptional repressor HrcA: MVSERSLAVLHAIVGDYVSSNEPVGSKAIVDRHEFGVSAATIRNDMALLEENELIAQPHTSSGRVPTDKGYRLYVDTLARIRPLSGSQKSAIERFLGESSDLDDVMGRTVRMLSQLTNQVAVVQYPSLRATVVRHIDLVAIGEDRVLCVLILGTGVVEQQLAWLPATRVTEAWVHGLRSRIAEAVVGGDVESGVAAVSALLETVGEWAEPAEATVVERVIEVVRSQLQANRSDRIAVAGAANLTRIDAFAGSLPGVLDAIEEQVTLLRLFAELAQEGRTVAASIGRENAPYGLSTASVIASRYEDAGDSSKLGVLGPMRMDYAGNIAAVRAVARYLNQILGEDSA; encoded by the coding sequence ATGGTCTCTGAACGTAGCCTCGCTGTGCTCCACGCAATCGTGGGCGATTACGTCTCTTCGAACGAACCCGTTGGCTCAAAAGCCATCGTCGATCGGCATGAGTTTGGGGTGTCGGCCGCGACGATTCGCAACGACATGGCCCTGCTCGAAGAGAATGAGCTGATCGCCCAGCCGCACACCTCATCTGGGCGCGTGCCCACCGATAAGGGGTACCGGCTGTATGTCGATACCCTCGCGAGGATCCGGCCGCTTTCAGGTTCGCAAAAATCAGCCATCGAGCGATTTTTGGGTGAATCCAGCGACCTCGACGATGTGATGGGGCGCACAGTGCGCATGCTCTCGCAGCTGACCAATCAGGTCGCTGTTGTGCAGTATCCTTCACTGCGCGCCACCGTTGTGCGTCACATCGACCTCGTCGCCATTGGCGAAGATCGCGTGTTGTGCGTGCTGATTCTGGGCACGGGAGTGGTCGAGCAGCAGCTCGCTTGGTTGCCGGCAACGCGGGTCACCGAGGCCTGGGTGCACGGGCTGCGCTCGCGCATCGCTGAAGCAGTGGTGGGCGGCGACGTCGAATCTGGTGTCGCTGCCGTGAGCGCGCTGCTTGAGACAGTTGGCGAGTGGGCCGAGCCCGCAGAGGCCACCGTCGTTGAGCGCGTGATCGAGGTGGTGCGCAGTCAGCTGCAAGCCAACCGCAGCGATCGCATTGCCGTGGCCGGTGCCGCAAATCTCACCCGCATCGATGCTTTCGCCGGCTCACTGCCGGGCGTGCTCGACGCGATTGAAGAGCAGGTCACCCTGCTGCGATTGTTTGCCGAGCTCGCGCAAGAGGGCCGCACCGTGGCCGCATCCATCGGCCGCGAGAACGCGCCGTATGGGCTCTCCACCGCCTCGGTGATTGCGTCTCGATACGAAGACGCGGGGGACTCCTCGAAACTCGGGGTGCTTGGCCCCATGCGCATGGATTACGCGGGAAATATTGCCGCCGTACGCGCTGTTGCTAGATATTTGAACCAAATCTTGGGCGAGGACTCAGCATGA
- a CDS encoding 16S rRNA (uracil(1498)-N(3))-methyltransferase encodes MANLYYAEQLAEAPLAPGTVVEVTGDEAHHAVRVSRLRTGERILIGDGQGRIGEGEVETAERDRFTVRLDTVHEAATPAPALVLVQALAKGDRDERAIEQATEFGVDAIVPWQANRSVSRWNGSGDKAERGCEKWQRIAREAAKQSLRPRIPGVRPLTSLAGLCELAALPSTEVIALHPRGNHPLSAWVSAHAATLNGGAGGAHEVVVVVGPEGGFSDTELDRLEAAGAQIAVLGETVLRTSSAGPAALAVLNVALGRW; translated from the coding sequence ATGGCAAACCTGTACTACGCGGAGCAACTCGCCGAGGCACCGCTCGCACCCGGCACCGTGGTTGAGGTGACGGGTGACGAGGCGCACCACGCAGTACGGGTGAGCCGGCTGCGCACCGGCGAACGCATTTTGATCGGCGATGGCCAGGGCCGCATCGGTGAGGGCGAGGTCGAAACCGCCGAACGCGATCGCTTTACGGTGCGACTCGACACGGTGCACGAGGCGGCAACGCCCGCGCCCGCCTTGGTGCTCGTGCAGGCGCTCGCGAAGGGCGACCGCGATGAGCGCGCCATCGAACAGGCGACCGAATTTGGCGTCGACGCGATCGTGCCCTGGCAGGCCAACCGCTCGGTGTCGCGGTGGAATGGCAGCGGTGATAAGGCCGAGCGCGGCTGCGAGAAGTGGCAGCGGATCGCCCGGGAGGCCGCGAAACAGTCGCTGCGACCGCGCATTCCGGGTGTACGCCCGCTCACCAGCCTCGCGGGGCTGTGCGAGCTCGCAGCCCTCCCAAGCACCGAGGTGATTGCCCTGCACCCGCGCGGTAATCACCCGCTCAGCGCGTGGGTGAGCGCGCACGCCGCGACCCTGAACGGAGGTGCGGGCGGTGCACACGAGGTTGTCGTGGTGGTGGGCCCTGAGGGGGGTTTTTCTGATACCGAACTTGACCGGCTTGAAGCGGCCGGCGCGCAGATCGCCGTGCTCGGCGAAACCGTGCTGCGCACCTCGTCGGCCGGCCCCGCAGCCCTCGCTGTGCTGAACGTCGCGCTCGGTCGCTGGTAG
- a CDS encoding hemolysin family protein — translation MSLSLVFVLLGAAVLLLSAGGLLAAADAALGVRSRAELVTLADESPRTGRAIRAIAEDEGRHLEAIGFARVLAETISAVLITLVLAYSLEALWLELILATLVMTATTFVLVGSSPRTVGNHHPDAVIRFAAPAMRAVRVLLGPIATALMRFGNRVTPGRAAGRAHIRDEQQLLSMVDQAAEQELLEDDDREYIHSLVEFGDTLVREVMVPRIDMVTLSSDLPVREALEQMLASRHSRVPVIAGDVDDVVGVVYLRDASGFMLRRAEEAETAAVTRIAKPAIFVPELQRADSLLRQMQRDANHLALVVDEYGGISGLVTLEDLIEELLGEINDEHDRDLPEVTAQTDGSYMVSARLSVEQLGELFDIELDDDEVDTVGGLVAKELGRLPDAGDTVVVSGIELIAVGVMRKLQRLTTVEARWVGVPEEKDE, via the coding sequence TTGAGTCTCTCGCTCGTATTCGTACTGCTGGGGGCCGCAGTCTTGCTGCTCAGCGCGGGCGGCCTCCTCGCGGCCGCTGACGCTGCCCTCGGAGTGCGTTCACGAGCAGAACTGGTCACACTTGCCGACGAATCTCCCCGCACGGGCCGCGCCATTCGGGCGATTGCCGAAGACGAGGGGAGGCACCTCGAGGCGATCGGATTCGCCCGTGTGCTGGCCGAAACGATCTCGGCGGTCTTGATTACTCTCGTGCTTGCGTATTCGCTTGAGGCGCTGTGGCTTGAACTCATCCTTGCGACGCTCGTGATGACCGCGACCACGTTCGTGCTCGTAGGATCAAGCCCCCGCACGGTGGGAAACCACCACCCCGATGCGGTGATTCGGTTTGCGGCACCTGCGATGCGCGCGGTGCGGGTATTGCTGGGCCCCATCGCCACGGCGCTGATGCGCTTTGGCAACCGGGTCACCCCGGGGCGCGCCGCAGGGCGTGCTCACATTCGCGATGAGCAGCAGCTCCTCTCGATGGTGGATCAGGCCGCTGAGCAAGAGCTCCTCGAAGACGACGACCGAGAGTACATTCACTCGCTCGTCGAATTCGGTGACACCCTCGTGCGCGAGGTGATGGTGCCGCGCATTGACATGGTCACTCTGTCGAGCGATCTGCCGGTACGCGAAGCACTCGAGCAGATGCTCGCCTCACGGCACTCACGCGTACCCGTCATCGCGGGCGACGTAGATGACGTGGTGGGCGTCGTGTATCTGCGAGACGCGAGCGGCTTCATGCTGCGACGCGCTGAGGAAGCCGAGACCGCTGCGGTGACTCGCATCGCAAAGCCGGCCATCTTTGTGCCCGAGCTGCAGCGAGCTGACAGCCTGCTGCGCCAGATGCAGCGTGACGCCAACCATCTTGCGTTGGTCGTTGATGAGTACGGTGGCATCTCTGGGCTCGTGACCCTTGAAGACCTGATCGAAGAACTGCTGGGCGAGATTAACGACGAGCACGACCGAGATCTCCCCGAGGTGACCGCGCAAACAGACGGCTCGTATATGGTGAGCGCACGGCTGAGCGTGGAACAACTCGGTGAACTTTTCGACATCGAACTTGATGACGACGAAGTAGACACTGTGGGTGGTCTGGTTGCAAAGGAACTGGGTCGCCTCCCCGATGCGGGCGACACCGTCGTGGTATCGGGAATTGAACTTATTGCAGTGGGCGTCATGCGCAAACTGCAGCGTCTCACAACTGTTGAGGCGCGTTGGGTGGGAGTGCCCGAGGAAAAGGACGAATGA
- a CDS encoding HIT domain-containing protein — MAKETVFAKIVSGEIPVQILAETERLIAFPDMSPQAPVHILVIPKSTAYENVTELAAAEPETLAEMIQVAQQLADEHAGGEYRLIFNTGAGVGQTVFHVHAHVLAGNLEESSLIGS; from the coding sequence ATGGCAAAAGAGACGGTGTTCGCAAAGATCGTGTCAGGCGAGATCCCAGTGCAGATCCTCGCTGAGACGGAGCGCTTAATTGCGTTCCCCGATATGAGCCCGCAGGCTCCCGTACACATTTTGGTGATCCCTAAATCGACGGCGTACGAGAACGTCACCGAGCTTGCCGCGGCCGAGCCCGAAACGCTCGCCGAGATGATTCAGGTTGCACAGCAGCTGGCAGACGAGCACGCCGGGGGAGAGTATCGCTTGATTTTCAACACCGGCGCTGGCGTCGGCCAGACCGTGTTCCACGTGCACGCGCACGTACTCGCGGGCAACCTCGAGGAGAGTTCGCTCATTGGATCCTGA
- the hemW gene encoding radical SAM family heme chaperone HemW translates to MAGALPEGDPAPEDGLLPASAAVGSDERNFGVYVHVPYCRVRCGYCDFNTYTAQELGGTRQNDYAEQAAWELSFGADVLRRSGVAERQVSTVFFGGGTPTLLPATDLALMLQRIKDEWGLAPGAEVTTEANPDSVDAAYLATLAEAGFTRASFGMQSAVPSVLATLDRTHTPERVPLVTGWARDAGLQVSVDLIYGTPGETLSDWERSIDAALATNPDHISAYALIVERGTKLAAQIRRGEVPEPDEDLHAEMYELADARFREAGLSWYEISNWSRTPETRSSHNLSYWTGEDWWAAGPGAHSHVGGVRWWNVKHPGAYAQRVAAGVSPAHSRELLTDAARLEERVLLETRIADGLPIELLGPEGRRAVPELIASGLIDGRAAIGGRVVPTLQGRLLADTVVHRLLE, encoded by the coding sequence ATGGCCGGTGCGCTCCCCGAAGGGGATCCGGCGCCCGAAGACGGTCTGCTGCCTGCAAGTGCAGCGGTCGGCAGCGATGAGCGTAACTTCGGCGTATATGTGCACGTGCCGTACTGCCGCGTGCGCTGCGGGTACTGCGACTTCAACACCTACACCGCGCAAGAACTCGGCGGCACCAGGCAGAACGACTACGCCGAACAGGCAGCCTGGGAGCTCAGCTTCGGCGCCGATGTGCTGCGGCGCTCGGGCGTTGCCGAACGCCAGGTATCGACGGTGTTCTTTGGGGGTGGCACGCCGACCCTGCTGCCCGCGACCGACCTTGCCCTGATGCTGCAGCGCATCAAGGACGAGTGGGGTCTCGCACCGGGCGCCGAGGTGACCACCGAAGCGAACCCTGATTCGGTGGATGCCGCGTATCTCGCGACCCTCGCCGAGGCCGGGTTTACCCGCGCCAGTTTCGGCATGCAATCGGCGGTGCCGAGCGTTTTGGCGACCCTTGATCGCACGCACACCCCCGAGCGCGTGCCGCTCGTCACTGGGTGGGCGCGCGACGCGGGTCTGCAGGTGAGCGTCGATCTGATCTATGGCACGCCGGGGGAGACGCTCTCTGATTGGGAGCGGTCGATCGATGCGGCGCTGGCCACGAATCCCGACCACATTTCGGCCTACGCGCTGATTGTCGAGCGCGGCACGAAGCTCGCCGCCCAGATTCGCCGCGGCGAGGTGCCCGAGCCCGATGAAGATCTACACGCCGAAATGTACGAGCTCGCCGACGCACGCTTTCGTGAGGCCGGCCTGTCGTGGTATGAGATCAGCAACTGGTCGCGCACGCCCGAAACACGCTCGAGCCACAACCTGTCGTACTGGACCGGCGAAGACTGGTGGGCGGCGGGCCCCGGCGCGCACAGCCACGTGGGTGGCGTGCGCTGGTGGAACGTGAAGCACCCCGGTGCGTACGCCCAGCGCGTGGCCGCGGGCGTTTCGCCCGCACACTCGCGCGAATTGCTCACCGACGCAGCCAGGCTTGAGGAGCGCGTGTTGCTCGAGACCCGGATCGCCGACGGCCTGCCAATTGAACTTTTGGGGCCTGAGGGACGCCGGGCAGTGCCCGAGCTGATTGCGAGCGGCCTGATTGACGGTCGCGCTGCCATCGGTGGTCGGGTGGTACCGACCCTGCAGGGCCGGCTGCTTGCCGACACTGTGGTGCACCGGCTGCTGGAGTGA